The genome window gtgaccagcccaaggtcacccagcagacatgtaggagtgcggaaacacatctggttcaccagataagcctctgccagtggGTTTTGGTTTGACATCATTCCCCTAGGCACCATGGGACTGGTTCAGCTATCATGCTGACATAGCAaactggtggaggagtggggaatcaaaccctgttctccagattagaatccacctgctcttaaccactacaccacaatggctctgcATGTGAGACCATGTGTGGAAAGCAGCACTAGAGAAGGGCCTCAGCCTCTATTCCCTGCTTGTTTGGCCCTTCAGGGTTGCGTTGTGAAACAGGAAGCTGGGCTAAATGAATTAGTGGTCTGATCCATTAGGTCCTACTTACATTATTTTCTTATCCACTGTGGTCCTATCCATCTTGGTCCTACTATTAAATAGTTCATATATTATTTTTCCTTGAGTTTGTGGAATAACTTCATAACTGAACATAAATTTGAACTGGGGATGTAAGGTGGGCTTATAAAAGACTAGGAAAAGGGGATTGAAGGGAAAAGTTAGAGAGAAGGTCAGCTTGTGGACTGCCGGGCTGAAGAGGGCAGTTTTAAAAATAGGTATTTAAACATATCTGCATTCGCTCTGGGAAGGCAAGCTTCTGTCTAGGTCTTCCTGGTTCATTGTGACCAACAGATtctcattccccccctccccccgccccccggaagaGATACAAGTATGGTACAGCGGCAAGATTGTGGCTCTATTCATGTCTCTTAACAATGGCATTGAAAGTGTCACAAATAGTCTATGAATGGCTCATACGTCACACATTGTCGAATTTCCTTTTGAAGCAAATTAAACTAGTGGCCAGTGCCGTATCCTGTGGGTAATCTGCCATTTAACTTCCTTCTGTTATCCTGAATCTATACCCATCAATTTTATTGGGTATCCAAATTCCAGTACAGAAGGAGGAAAATGAAGTCCGCTTTCTacattcagtggttctcaacctgggggtcggggctcctttgggggtcgaacgaccctttcacaggggtcgcctaagactctctgcatcagtgttctccatctgtaaaatggataaatgttagggttgggggtcaccgcaacttgacaaactgcattaaagggtcacggcattaggaaggttgagaaccactgctttatccCATGTCGCTGCACTACAAGTCTGTAGTGTGGCATTTCAATAATGATGTCTTGTTGTTCAGTCTTGTTTGCAAGTTTTTGCAAaacctatagccgtggtggcgaacctttggcactccagatgttatggcaggggctgatgggaattgtagtccataacatctggagtgccaagggttcgccaccactgacctatagcaTCTGTTGTTATCGAAACCTATTGTAACTATTGTTATCAAATGTCATGTTTTAAAAGCTTTACCATTAACATTCAGGAacagatgcattttttaaaaccgTCTCTTTTTCCTCTGTGTTCCTCCAGGGAGCAGATGTTAACTGCATGCATGGCACCCTGAAGCCACTACACTGTGCTTGCATGGTTGCAGATGCCGATTGCATTGAATTGCTGTTGGAAAAAGGAGCGGAGGTAAGGATGGACACAATCTGCTCACGCATGAGAGACAGTAATAATGAGTAATGCAACGCTCTGAGGGGTACCCATCAGTCTTACTGCATTAGTGTAACTAAAGTATGCAGTAAAACATGCTGCGGATCATTACAGGCAGATGactttggccaattatgcacaaacgTCTTTGCCGTGTACTAATATAAAATTAGTACTAGGTCACACAATTGTCAAGATGACTCATACTGAAGGTGTAAACGGTTTGCTGTCTTCAACTGTGTTTGTAAGTATGTCATGTTGTtgttagaacgctgcttttaatggggttggttttaatgacgtagagccattatttaatgtttatctaaattcggttttattgattttaatgtgctctacctatttatctgtacaccgccctgagccctccgggggagggcggtttataaatacaacaataaataaataaataaataaaatgttaaccATTGGAAAGTATTATTGGCCCCCTCATTTTGGAATGAAAAAAATACCCATGAATATATTGCAGTGCCTAACTTACGAAGGGTTGGTTAAAGAAGGCAGGTAACACTGCAGTAATAATTGGGAAGCATGTAAAGACTGGCCAGGTTTTATTCCACTGTAAGCTGTAATAAAATTTTGTTAGCCTTCAAGGTGCCAAAAGAGACAGCAATTTTTCTGAAATGACTTAGCCCGATACGCAACCTCAGGTGACTATGCCCACGTATCAATACGTGGTAATAGTATTATAGATTACATACTAGTCTCTCAAGCAAGCTTCGAACAGGTTGAGAACTTTCAAGTAGACTGCCAGGCTTGGAGCGATCACATGCCGCTTGTGCTTTTTATGAAAAAAGGCAGCCCTTAATTTTAGCTCTTTTAACTTCTGCTTAACCAGAGCCCCAAGAATTATTTGGAACAGGGTCACTGAAAGGGAACTTGAAGAGTTTCTTTCTACTTCTCTGCTAACTAAAGCCAGGCAAGACCTAAGGCACTAACATCTCCAACCCAATTTCTAGAACAGTATGAGGCACTCTTGGAAACAATTACAGATAAAGTTGCAAGATACTCAAGTCCCAGTGATACACCTCCTGAGAAATTTGTGAACAAGGAGTTTAATAAGGGATGCAAAGAGGtgaaaaatcagatcagaaaaATTTACACCACCTTCAAAAGTAGTAAAGCAGCAACCTTACCTCGAGAATATTTTTCTCTCAGGACCCGGCTAATGCAACTGCTTCGTGACACAGCAATTTTGTTGGTTGCTGCAAGTCTTGGGCcctctctgcacatgcagaataatgcacttcctgttcgcaagtggagtttgctattccgtacagtaaaatccagctgcaaagtggattgaaagttcattattctgcatgtgcggaaggggccttggagtaaCATGGCAGCTACTCCGGATTGCTATACATTTATTCAAACCTGGTCTTTATGAACTATTGGAACGTAAAGCCATGTaacattaatttaatttgttgtgCCCATTCAGATGATTGGCGGTGGTGTTTACAGAGCTGAGCTGTGTTTTTGTAACAATTGTGAGATAATCTATATTGTATTTCTAAAATATTAATGATATAGGAGAGGATGAGGCAACACATGTAACATTCCTCCAGTCTTTAGAAAAAGCACTCTGAGCTCTACTCTTTCTGGCTGGTGCACTGCCCAATGCTGGGTAGCCAATAAGCTTCCACCTACAGTAAGTGTTcactttcagcacaatcctatgcagagctactcaaagccattcatttcaatgggcttagactggaatatcTCTACAGAAGATGATACTGTTTGGGCACAATTCATTATAGTGTTAAGGGATTCAGAGAGCAGCTTCACATCTACCTGAAGGCTCGTGGGAGATGTTCAGTGGGAGTGTTGACTCTTTTTCGAATTGCAGACTCTGTACAGCTGCAGTTgaattccctccttcccttccacaggGGTATAGAATCTCCTGACAGGATGTCATGCTGAGTTCCCAGTGTCCCAACATTGGTTGGAGCTAGCAGGGAAGGAGAAATATGCAAcgtggttgtggtgagttttccgggctgcgtggctgtggcctggtggatcttgttcctaacgtttcgcctgcatctgtaggtggcatcttcagaggtgtatcacagagggaagtctgttgcagtgccacacagcccagaaaacccaccacaaccagttgaatctggccataaaagccttcgaaaATATGCGAAGTCTTGCAACCAGGGCACAAGGAAAGTGGGACTAGATTAGATTCTCCTGAAATACCCACCAAAGTtgccgggtttttttttaactgaagcagaaaaagaaaggggACAGCTTCCTACTTGATTTGGATTTTACTTagttctgttttaattatttaaagacTTGATAGTTTATTTTATAAACTCTGTTTCTTTTTATTGGATAATTTTATGTCCTGATATCTTATTTGATAGCTGAAATACAATGTCTATATGCATGCCATGCCGAATAAAGgtcatattgtattgtattgaactAAACTGGAAGTGTGGAAGAGAGCAGAACGTTTGATAAAACTGTCTTTGGAGGGGGAATGGCCCTTTGCAGGGGACTGCGTTCTACAGCCTTAATAATGCTCAAAATTTCTTGTCTAACAAACAAAATTACCTTAAACCGAAATCTAAATCGACATAAAAATCCTTACAGTAACATTGATTGTTACTATATTACAAAGTGGTACATTATCTGAAACAGGGAAAAGAAGTGCTTTCGCTATGCGTATTTCTGCCCTGGATTGTCTGAATTTCAAAATCAGCTTGATTGaggtgtgtggttttttaaatgtcacagTGCATTTCATGGTCCACAGGTGAAGATTtttggggtttggttcagggggtccaaaggtatggcccctcaaaagggtagcccaatctactattcgcttccattggaaacaatgggggatgggggcacccactttggggatccataactttggatcccctgaaccaaacatcaccaaacctggctggtatcatcaggagtgtcacctgatgatacactgaaattttggtgccgctaacctaaaaactgcgcccgcTGGCGGCCgtcaaagtaaaaaccctaaaatattttttaaaatacacctcactcgtgtataagtcgaggggggctttttcagcgccaaaaatgtgctgaaaaattcgacttacaTGTGAATATATACAGCAATCCTTTTAAGGTCTCAGCGTCATCAAAAAATCCTTTCTGTGCTTTGCAGGTGAATGCTCTTGATGGGTACAACCGGACAGCCCTTCACTACGCGGCAGAGAAGGATGAGACTTGCGTGGAGATCCTTTTAGAATACGGGGCCAACCCAAATGCCCTGGACGGTAACAAAGACACACCTCTGCACTGGGCTGCCTTTAAAAACAATGCTGAGTGCGTCCGAACGCTTTTGGAGAGTGGCGCCTTTGTCAATGCACTGGACTATAACGACGACACCCCTCTGAGCTGGGCCGCCATGAAGGGCAACCTAGAGAGTGTGAGCATCCTTCTGGAATTTGGGGCAGAGGTCCGGGTGGTCAATTTGAAGGGGCAAACGCCGATCTCCAGGTTGGTTGCCCTGCTGGTCAGAGGACTGGGCACCGAGAGGGAAGACTCCTGCTTCGATCTCCTGCACGGGGCCGTCGGGCACTTTGAATTGCGCAAGAATGGCACCATGCCCCGTGAGGTCATGCGGGACCAGCAGCTGTGTGCGAAGCTCACCACTTtgtgctccgcccctggcacctTGAAGACACTGTCCCGCTATGCCGTGCGCCACAGCCTGGGAGTTCAGTTCCTGCCGGATGCAGTGAAGGAACTCCCTTTGCCAGAGCCTCTGAAGGAGTACGTCTTGCTGAAGTAAAAGGGGTGGACAAAAGCTTTGGGGGATTTGGTTTGTGGCACAGATCAGTCGGCTGCTGTGCTGTTCCTCTCCTGGCATTTCATTTGGACCACAACAACGAACAACCAATAGATTCGGTAGCTCTCTCAGTAGCCTTGGTCTGACAGCGGCTGGTTGTTTTCACTTTGCTCCTTCAGTGAAAGTGGGCGGAAGATTCTTCATTAACCATCTATGGCTAGGAAAGCCTCAAGTCCTGCTGTTTATACCCTGCAGGCAGATCTTTGTTAAAATCCTAGTGAAAATTTCTGCCGAGACTCATTGAGAGAAGGGGGAATTAGAATGGTTGTCTGAATCTGCTTCTCTTGGACATCAGAATAAcagtgggggttggggttgggggggtagGTTAATGCCTTTGTATGTGGTGAAGCATTCTGGTAACCCAGTTTTCCTGTTTCTAGCTTTGCAGTTTGGGATTTGCAACTTGTCCCCCATTGCCTCATTTTGTacaatacctttattggcataacaaggtaaaatacagatggacaCAGATAGAAGTACAAGATTTAGAAAGGATATGGTTACCATCTATATCCAGCCTCATTTTGTAGCAGGAGCTGAACTTTTCCTTTTGGGGACAGCAGTGGCTTGATGGATTTGAGCAAGGGATCTGGAGGTCACTTATTCACCCACCACCTTTACGTCTTTTCTGTTCACTCTGTTAAGAGGTTCTGCTTAAGGAagtaaatgttatgatgtgatgtcaccccatgggtcagtaatgacctggtgtttgcacaaAGGACTGTCTTTAAGAAGAAgattaaggagactcaaaggggtttacaagcgcctttcccttctccccacaacagaaaccttgtgagataggcggggctgagggagtcctgaacaaactgtgactagcccaaggtcgcccaggaggaatgcaggagtggggaaacaaatctggtttgccaggaaagagtctgccactcatgtggaagagtgaggaaatcaaatccagttctccggattagagtctacctgccctTCTGAAAGTACTATTGAATTAGggtgtttgtttggtttttaattttgGCCAGACCTGTACATGGGATTAGAGTGAAGCAGTAGTACAAAAGAGATTCTATGCTGCTTCCATTGTCTTTGCAAGCTCTCACCCAGCACAGTTATTTAACGTGATTCATTCTTTCTCATCCCTGCCGACGGGATCTAAAATTAATGATTTGACACTAAGCTGTGGGGCTTTTATGAGATTCTTTGCAGATAGTCTTGTTGCTCCACCTCGACCTTCTGCTGACTCTTGAAACAGTAAGGGCAttggaggccccttggctgtcttctggtCTCATATTGGTCCACTTTGATCTGCTCTTTCTGTCTAATGTTGACAGAGTGCTTGCAGCTATAAGTTCTACCACTTGTTCAGTTGACCCATGCCCATCATGTCTGGTGGTGGTGCTATGGGGTGCTTCAGGGGCCTCTGTTGGAAATTATCCACTACTCCTTAGCACAAGGAGTCTTCCTCGGGAAACTAAAGTATACCTGCTCTTGAAGAAGCCATCATTAGATTCTCTGGATCTGACCAACTGCTGCCCAGTCTCAAATTTATTGTTTCTGGGCGAGGCAGTTGAGAGGGTGGTTTTGGAACAGCTGCAGATATTCCTGGAGGATGCCTCAGTTTTagatcccttccagtcctgcttctgtcctggccatgggacagagacaaTGATGATTGCCATCACAAATGAACTCCaaatgcagctagaccgaggcagGTCActctgctggtgttattagacctcaccacagcatttgacatggtctaTTACGatcttttggtccactgccttgcCGATGCTGGGATTTGGGTATGGCCTTGAAATGGTTGGCCTTGTTTCTCTAGGACCAGGAACAGCATGTGATGCATGGGGTGGGGAGGACTTCCCGGAGGCATCCACTTGTTTGTGGTGTGCCACAAGGGGTGATACTCTCCACAGTTTTGTTTACCATCTACATGCGGCCCTGGCACATCTtgtttggagctttgggctgagttgccaccactacgctgatgacactcagcttgttctgttgatggatggtcaGCTGGCCGCTGCCCTGATGTTTTAGCACAGTGCCTCGaggctggaaaagaggaggtggaggtggaatCTGTCAAAGATGGATGTCCTGTGGTTGTGTCAGGGCATTCCAGTGGAGGGTTTTCAGCTGGCAAAATTTGATGATGCAGTGTTACATCCAGCTGCATCTATTAAAAGCCTGGGCGTGACTCTGGAGtcctttctatggagacccaggtcacCAGTGTGGCAAGGATCGCCTTTTACCATCTTCGacagcctaggccagtggtggcgaacttttggcactccagatgtaaggttcgccaccacgggcctaggcagCTGCCCCCCACTTATCCCACTGACttagccacaatgatccatgcggCAGCCAGGTTCCTTACTGAAGCATCCAGCCAGGACCAGATTACCCCAGTCCTGTAccaccttcactggctgcctgTCGAGTTCCGTatcatgttcaaggttctggttctgacctttaaggccgtgAGCAGTCTCGGACCAGCATACCTGTGGGACCGTgactccccatattgcccttccAGGGCCCTCCACTCCTCAGAGGAGTACCTGCTGGAGGTCCCCGGGCCCAGaagcatccagctggcctctacgagcaccagggcctttacagccttggccccgtgtggtggaacaggctccccaaaGAGGTTAGGGCCCTGTGAGATCTTCAAGATTTTCACAGGGCCTGTCAGTAAGACGACCTTGTTCCACCAAGGGTTCCCACCTGGCCAGCTGGGAAGATAAGTAAGATCAACTTGGCTTCTCTGTGAGtacagaggggagggggtgggtcttgttgccatctgtttttatcgATTGGAATGTCGTAATGATTTTAaggattttatgttgttttatattgctgtacactgccctgagcccttcgggggagggcaggttatacgtataaagaacaaacaaacaaataaacaaacctgcccttgagactgacttgGAAACTAACACTGGTACAGAATCCAGCTGCTAgactcctcataagaacataagaacataagaacaagacagctggatcagaccaaagtccatctagtccagctctagtccagctctctgctactcgcagtggcccaccaggtgcctttgggagctcacatgtaggatgtgaacgcaatggccttctgcggctgttgctcccgatcacctggtctgctaaggcatttgcaatctcagatcaaggaggatcaagattggtagccagagatcgacttctcctccataaatctgtccaagccccttttaaagctatccaggttagtggccatcaccacctcctgtggcagcatattccaaacaccaatcacacgttgcgtgaagaagtgtttccttttattagtcctaattcttcccccagcattttcaatgtatgccccctggttctagtattgtgagaaagagagaaaaatttctctctgtcaacattttctaccccatgcataattttgtatacttctaatcatatcccccctcagccgcctcctctccaaactaaagagtcccaaacgctgcagcccctccctcctctatagggaaggtgctccagtccctcaatcatccttgttcgcccttctctctgcacttttttctatctcctcaatatccttttttgagatgcttgtgaccaagaactggacacagtactccaagtcgcgaagtccgcaccactgctttatataaggagacatgacaatcttttgcagttttattctcaattcctttccctaccAATGATCCCCTAGCATAGAGGTTTgctcttttttcacagctgccatgcattgagttgacttattcccatggaactatcaactaaggcgcccaaaatccctttcctggtctgtgactgatagcactgacccctttgTAGCGttattatgtgaagtttggatttttttgcccctatgtgcatcactttacattttgctacattgaactgcatttgccatttctgggcccactcacctaatttatcaaggtccacttggagctcttcgcaatcctttgtggttctcaccaccctacataatttggtatcatctgcaaacttggccaccacgctacccacccctacttccacgctacccacccctacttcctcaCCAGTACATCAGCGAGAGAGCATATATCACCTGTGCTCTGGCAGCTGTCGTGGTTGCTGGGAGAATCCCAAACCAGGTTCAAAGTTTTGCCAATGACTTTCCAGGCTCTGAGCGGTCTGTGACCATCATATTTGCAGAAGTGCATTACCCCATATTGCCTGTGGAGTCATCTGATTAAAATCTTATGGTTGTCCCTGGCCGCAGGGATGTGCAATTGGTCTCAGTCAGAACCAGGGCTgtttctgccctggctccagcctggtggaactctttgtcagctgacaccaggatGCTGCAGTACCTTAAATCAGAGGTGTcgaactctggggcttcagatgttcatggactacaatccccatcagcctctgctggcatggccaattggcaggggctgatgggaactggggctgatgggaactgaagtccatgaacatctgaagccccagagttcgacacccctgccttaaacagttccacagggcccgtAAGACAGTGATATT of Sphaerodactylus townsendi isolate TG3544 linkage group LG03, MPM_Stown_v2.3, whole genome shotgun sequence contains these proteins:
- the ASB8 gene encoding ankyrin repeat and SOCS box protein 8; the encoded protein is MWYIMQSIQSKYSLSERLIRTIAAIRSFPQDNVEDLIRRGADVNCMHGTLKPLHCACMVADADCIELLLEKGAEVNALDGYNRTALHYAAEKDETCVEILLEYGANPNALDGNKDTPLHWAAFKNNAECVRTLLESGAFVNALDYNDDTPLSWAAMKGNLESVSILLEFGAEVRVVNLKGQTPISRLVALLVRGLGTEREDSCFDLLHGAVGHFELRKNGTMPREVMRDQQLCAKLTTLCSAPGTLKTLSRYAVRHSLGVQFLPDAVKELPLPEPLKEYVLLK